A genomic region of Miscanthus floridulus cultivar M001 chromosome 3, ASM1932011v1, whole genome shotgun sequence contains the following coding sequences:
- the LOC136542572 gene encoding EID1-like F-box protein 2 has product MVLVFKQHRCTHSASCVCIKGHLSEDALYLVFRHMNWNPRLIAILSCVCKWFDEVAKQVLWKEFCNARAPKMMLDLHSGGSHIVDGNWKALGKLLIYCNGCPKGGLFNNIHVPGHFVFRTRFSRTAGRSFLPLPCKSDVLYVSDPCEHLDQGEEGDLGFFRGIFKSFATSRVKKMLIEKQARFHPTESCPYCKAKLWNMFQENMIPRSASARLGAYDDSVEYFVCLNGHVIGLGTLLPLSDSEEAADE; this is encoded by the coding sequence ATGGTGTTGGTGTTTAAGCAGCACCGCTGCACACACTCTGCGAGCTGCGTTTGCATCAAGGGCCACCTCAGTGAGGATGCTCTGTACCTCGTCTTCCGCCACATGAACTGGAACCCCAGGCTGATTGCTATATTGTCATGTGTGTGCAAGTGGTTTGACGAGGTTGCCAAGCAGGTGCTGTGGAAGGAGTTCTGTAATGCAAGGGCTCCAAAGATGATGCTGGATTTGCATTCAGGTGGCAGCCACATTGTTGATGGGAACTGGAAAGCGCTGGGGAAGCTGCTCATCTATTGCAACGGCTGCCCAAAGGGGGGACTGTTTAATAACATCCATGTTCCAGGCCATTTTGTGTTCAGGACACGCTTTTCTAGGACTGCGGGCAGGAGTTTCCTGCCTCTGCCATGCAAGTCGGACGTCCTGTATGTGTCAGATCCATGCGAGCATCTTGATCAGGGGGAAGAAGGCGACTTGGGTTTCTTCCGAGGCATCTTTAAGTCATTCGCCACTTCAAGGGTAAAGAAGATGTTGATTGAGAAGCAGGCTAGGTTTCATCCAACGGAGTCGTGCCCTTATTGTAAGGCCAAGCTATGGAACATGTTCCaggaaaatatgattccaagGAGTGCTTCCGCTAGGCTGGGTGCCTATGATGATTCTGTTGAGTATTTTGTATGCCTGAATGGACATGTTATTGGACTTGGTACCCTGCTACCACTCTCGGATTCGGAGGAGGCAGCAGATGAGTAA